A single window of Micrococcaceae bacterium Sec5.1 DNA harbors:
- a CDS encoding universal stress protein, whose amino-acid sequence MDKVGSTGEIIVGVDGSDASIAALQEAQLLAKPLGADVIATAFWEYPPVYEGYVAMGITGFEEAARRILKQSVETAFGPTQPDNVHSRLVQGHPRQGLIEASRKADMIVVGRRGHGGFGGMLLGSVTSACVAHAHCPVLVVHVREDHSNEANEGRP is encoded by the coding sequence ATGGACAAAGTCGGCTCAACGGGAGAAATCATTGTCGGAGTCGATGGCTCCGATGCGTCCATAGCTGCACTCCAAGAAGCCCAATTGTTGGCGAAGCCCTTGGGCGCTGACGTGATTGCCACGGCTTTCTGGGAATATCCCCCCGTGTACGAGGGCTATGTGGCGATGGGCATCACCGGTTTTGAGGAAGCCGCCAGGCGAATCCTGAAGCAGTCCGTGGAAACGGCCTTCGGCCCGACCCAGCCCGACAACGTCCATTCCCGCCTTGTTCAGGGTCATCCCAGACAAGGACTGATCGAAGCGAGCCGGAAGGCAGACATGATTGTTGTGGGGCGACGTGGACACGGTGGTTTCGGTGGGATGCTGCTGGGATCAGTCACCTCAGCCTGCGTAGCTCATGCCCACTGTCCGGTTCTCGTGGTCCACGTACGTGAGGACCACTCGAACGAAGCCAATGAAGGGCGACCATGA
- a CDS encoding DUF2064 domain-containing protein codes for MSAIWDLTIAVIAKECLPGKVKTRLSPPLSPTEAAMLAQLSLSQTLDTVRHLPVRERWLVMDGTPSASDARDFVVLPQASGGLDERLAAICDAVAGPLLIVGMDTPQLSSDHLAAVFHDWATENRQHDAWFGPAADGGFWALALANPRAALIRGVRMSTDTTGEEQLARLTSAGISVGMLPVLRDMDFLHDAVHIAAEIPGSAFAGAVTGLRNTLP; via the coding sequence ATGAGCGCGATCTGGGATCTCACCATTGCCGTCATCGCCAAGGAATGCCTCCCCGGGAAGGTGAAAACCCGGTTGAGTCCTCCGTTGTCGCCGACGGAAGCAGCCATGCTGGCGCAGCTGAGCCTAAGCCAAACACTGGATACGGTCCGGCACCTGCCAGTGAGGGAGCGGTGGTTGGTTATGGATGGAACGCCATCAGCTTCCGATGCCAGGGACTTTGTGGTGTTGCCGCAAGCGTCCGGAGGGTTGGACGAACGATTGGCCGCTATCTGCGATGCCGTGGCTGGACCCTTGCTCATCGTCGGGATGGACACCCCGCAGCTCTCTTCGGACCATCTCGCCGCAGTGTTCCATGACTGGGCAACGGAAAACAGGCAACATGATGCCTGGTTTGGCCCGGCAGCAGATGGTGGCTTCTGGGCACTCGCCCTGGCCAACCCCCGCGCTGCGTTGATCCGTGGGGTGCGAATGTCAACAGATACCACCGGGGAGGAACAGCTCGCCCGGTTGACTTCCGCAGGCATCTCCGTGGGAATGCTTCCGGTACTGCGGGACATGGACTTCCTCCACGACGCCGTACATATTGCCGCCGAAATTCCCGGGAGCGCTTTTGCCGGGGCAGTTACCGGGCTCAGGAACACGTTGCCATGA
- a CDS encoding universal stress protein translates to MAGRLNPSKIIVGVDGSKASVEALRQAQHLAMALNAPLEAWGCWELPLGYEGYLAMGIDGFAHDAERHVKDALEDAFGAHLPKNVSTRLVQGSARAALVEGSQHAALVVVGRRGHGGFGGLLLGSVSSAVVAHAHCPVVVVHSPETAP, encoded by the coding sequence ATGGCCGGTCGCTTGAACCCCAGCAAGATCATCGTTGGCGTCGATGGGTCCAAGGCGTCAGTGGAGGCGCTGCGCCAAGCCCAACATCTGGCGATGGCCCTCAATGCGCCCTTGGAGGCGTGGGGCTGTTGGGAGCTTCCGCTCGGATACGAAGGATATCTGGCGATGGGCATCGATGGTTTCGCCCATGATGCAGAGCGGCACGTGAAGGACGCCCTTGAGGACGCGTTCGGAGCCCACCTGCCAAAGAACGTCAGCACACGTCTTGTCCAAGGCTCAGCAAGGGCTGCCTTGGTGGAGGGCAGCCAGCATGCTGCACTCGTCGTCGTCGGCCGCCGCGGACATGGTGGCTTTGGTGGCCTCCTTCTGGGTTCAGTGAGTTCGGCAGTCGTAGCTCACGCCCACTGTCCCGTCGTCGTCGTCCATTCGCCCGAAACCGCTCCCTGA
- a CDS encoding universal stress protein: MKEAIVVGVSDSPSSEAASRWAVQRAAALKLPVLLVHAVDDRWAYDAIGYNEWIRESGEKFLATAKDRAEKIEPTVKISTDLVSGGAGYALRKRSKTASMVVIGSGHSWSGGSLADRALQVAAVAKCPVAVIGEHDMTSRRGVLVGVDGSEESTQAVAFAAAEADREGQELTVLHAFRTPDPWVDRGVPHGNFFELVTEEERVVLAETVAGLADKYPDLVVHQNLETHMRPAEALVNAAATASLLVVGSRGRGGFKRLLMGSTAHAVLTKLPCPTIITRIQPVKHSK; encoded by the coding sequence ATGAAGGAAGCAATTGTCGTCGGCGTCAGCGATTCACCCAGTAGTGAGGCCGCGAGCCGATGGGCCGTGCAAAGGGCCGCTGCCCTCAAATTACCTGTTCTCCTGGTACACGCTGTGGATGATCGTTGGGCCTACGATGCCATTGGCTATAACGAGTGGATCCGGGAATCCGGTGAAAAATTCCTTGCTACTGCCAAAGACCGGGCCGAAAAAATCGAGCCAACGGTCAAAATCAGCACGGATCTCGTCTCGGGAGGAGCCGGGTACGCCCTGCGCAAGAGGTCAAAAACGGCATCGATGGTGGTTATTGGTTCCGGCCATAGTTGGTCAGGCGGATCCCTCGCGGACCGTGCGCTACAGGTTGCCGCAGTGGCGAAGTGCCCCGTAGCTGTGATCGGTGAACATGATATGACCAGTCGACGCGGCGTTCTGGTCGGAGTCGATGGTTCCGAAGAGTCCACTCAGGCCGTGGCATTTGCTGCCGCAGAGGCAGACCGTGAAGGCCAGGAGCTAACCGTCCTGCACGCTTTCCGGACACCGGATCCATGGGTAGATCGTGGAGTGCCCCACGGCAATTTCTTTGAACTCGTGACCGAGGAGGAACGGGTGGTTCTTGCGGAAACGGTCGCGGGCTTGGCGGATAAATATCCGGATCTTGTTGTGCACCAGAACTTGGAGACCCACATGCGTCCTGCCGAGGCGCTGGTAAATGCCGCCGCAACAGCCAGCCTCCTGGTCGTCGGCAGCAGGGGCCGTGGCGGCTTCAAACGTCTACTCATGGGATCTACGGCCCACGCAGTCCTTACCAAACTGCCGTGCCCCACAATCATCACCAGGATCCAGCCGGTCAAGCATTCCAAGTAA
- a CDS encoding DUF3040 domain-containing protein, with protein sequence MELSNFEKLALDKIARGLEEEDPKLATLMSLEDLGRIRWKHALQGAFVGLAGLGLLLAGVAMGEPVLGITGFMLMGCGTYWATLFMNVRSTKRSP encoded by the coding sequence GTGGAACTCTCCAACTTTGAAAAGCTGGCATTGGACAAGATTGCTCGGGGTCTCGAAGAAGAGGATCCCAAGCTGGCCACCCTAATGAGCCTGGAAGATCTTGGACGAATCCGCTGGAAGCATGCCCTCCAGGGTGCCTTTGTTGGCCTGGCGGGACTCGGTTTGCTGCTGGCCGGAGTGGCGATGGGGGAACCAGTGCTCGGCATAACGGGCTTCATGCTGATGGGCTGCGGCACCTACTGGGCGACTCTCTTCATGAATGTGCGTTCAACCAAGAGGAGTCCATGA
- a CDS encoding GAF domain-containing protein — protein sequence MGTDHPWRSPLKGRVETLLREFVQRADEMIHAQEQMNGLLSAVISIAEDLSLEAVLDRVVRSACELVDARYGALGVIGEDQQLSHFITVGMDEDAIGSIGDLPTGHGVLGHLIREPEPLRLHDLTAHPMAVGFPANHPPMKSFLGVPIRVRDIAFGNLYLTEKRDGKDFSQDDQELAIALAAAAGVAIQNARLFDESNRRQRWLEAGMELGSRLIASKPDDDSGNLDLVAEAAVRASDSILGVVAIPTPGGEVRCRSAVGVQGLNTGQQLPGSEVVASVLATGDSRLVQDASQVLGPEVSEKLGTVLVAALGHRGRGNGVLLMARAVGGPAYTRSDLESSALFGSRIGLALDLAEVSALREQALLLSDRERIARDLHDLVIQRIFAAGLGTQNLKRFLVEPAAVERMMHVTSELDDTIRTLRKTIEDLRSEESPPMQ from the coding sequence ATGGGTACGGATCACCCTTGGCGCTCCCCGCTGAAGGGGCGCGTTGAAACACTCCTCCGTGAGTTCGTGCAGCGTGCGGATGAGATGATCCATGCACAGGAACAAATGAACGGGTTGCTCTCAGCGGTAATTTCCATTGCCGAGGACCTCAGCCTGGAAGCTGTCCTGGACCGCGTCGTCAGGTCGGCCTGCGAATTGGTTGACGCCCGATACGGAGCTCTTGGTGTCATCGGAGAGGATCAGCAGCTCAGCCACTTCATTACGGTCGGCATGGATGAGGACGCCATTGGATCCATCGGCGATCTTCCCACCGGGCATGGTGTCCTGGGACACCTGATCCGCGAACCCGAACCACTCCGTCTTCACGATCTCACCGCTCACCCAATGGCTGTGGGCTTCCCGGCAAACCACCCTCCCATGAAGTCGTTTCTCGGAGTACCAATTCGGGTCCGAGATATTGCTTTTGGCAACCTGTACCTCACCGAGAAGCGGGACGGGAAGGACTTCAGCCAAGATGATCAGGAGCTTGCCATCGCACTGGCGGCAGCAGCCGGCGTCGCCATCCAAAATGCGCGCCTGTTCGACGAAAGCAATCGCCGGCAGCGATGGTTGGAAGCGGGTATGGAGCTTGGCAGCCGCCTCATTGCAAGCAAGCCCGACGACGACTCCGGCAACCTGGATCTTGTGGCGGAGGCGGCCGTCCGTGCTTCCGACTCAATCCTGGGTGTCGTTGCCATACCAACGCCCGGGGGAGAGGTCCGCTGTAGATCGGCGGTCGGAGTGCAGGGCTTGAACACGGGCCAGCAATTGCCGGGCTCCGAAGTAGTAGCATCAGTGCTTGCCACTGGCGACTCCCGCCTCGTGCAGGATGCTTCCCAAGTTCTCGGTCCCGAGGTTTCGGAGAAGCTGGGCACTGTGTTGGTAGCGGCCCTGGGCCACAGGGGGAGGGGAAACGGAGTTCTGCTGATGGCCCGGGCCGTTGGCGGCCCGGCCTATACCCGTTCTGATCTGGAATCCAGTGCGTTGTTTGGCAGCAGGATCGGCCTCGCACTGGATCTCGCGGAAGTAAGCGCTCTCCGTGAGCAGGCCTTGTTGCTCTCAGACAGGGAGCGCATAGCCCGCGACCTTCATGACCTGGTCATTCAGCGTATATTTGCGGCCGGCTTGGGAACGCAGAACTTGAAGCGATTCCTGGTGGAACCTGCAGCCGTTGAGCGGATGATGCACGTCACGTCGGAATTGGATGACACCATCCGCACTCTTAGAAAGACAATCGAAGACCTCCGTTCCGAGGAATCGCCGCCCATGCAATAG
- the mgtA gene encoding magnesium-translocating P-type ATPase, with the protein MTSVDGREKSFLQLPVVGAARLNADQVLNQLDSGMTGLSDQESVSRIAIVGPNAVLSHKANGWAVLGRQLASPILILLLVTASVSMFLGDVTNSIVIGAILLASVGLGFSSEFRAERASEALHSQITHQALVLRDGRTLPVDVTDSVPGDIVQLGLGTIIPADIRLLETNNLLCDESILTGESLPALKDPSPAADNAALGDLASCAFMGTVVHSGGGTGVVVATGSGTEFGRIASGLGERQPQTEFQIGLRRFSFLLLQVAIGLTTLIFIANLLLQRPIIESLLFSLAIAVGITPQLLPAVVSTSLATGTRLLAKRKVLVKRLVCIEDLGDMDILVTDKTGTLTEGRISFTDALPATSPISKDYLLTLGLLSTESDYTTAKYSTAGQNPLDAALWASPQAAKLDPERFKRLDLISFDHERRRTTVLVQENAGRRLLITKGAPEEVLTLCGPPAPTALATLNEQFQAGSRVVAVAYREVPGVFEVSEADEHDLTLAGFLIFLDQPKANVKASLDQLEALQITVKIATGDNAKVAEKVCADIGVLSGGTLTGADIDGMSDAELVPAAHTASIFARVSPEHKARIITALRQSGGSVGFLGDGVNDALALHKADIGISVDTATDVAKDAADVILLDKDLGVLADGVREGRRIFANTIKYVLMGTSSNFGNMFSAATASVVLSFLPMLPGQILLNNLLYDAGQLAIPSDRVDNEQLRAPAHWNIAFIRRFMFLFGPISSIFDFATFALMLTVFHAVPGEFRAGWFIESIATQTLIIFVIRTRKVPFLRSRPSAGLVVASLTVVAVGVALPLSPIGPWLGFDPLPAPFFLALLGMVIVYLILVEIAKKWFFSRAKQQSLAAALPIPRRRATHHISRRASRFSIAAKLSRPVENTPGT; encoded by the coding sequence GTGACCTCTGTTGATGGTCGGGAGAAGAGCTTCCTTCAGCTTCCCGTTGTGGGCGCGGCCAGATTGAACGCTGATCAGGTCCTGAACCAGCTTGATTCGGGCATGACAGGACTATCGGATCAGGAATCCGTGTCCCGAATAGCCATAGTGGGGCCCAACGCTGTCCTGTCACATAAGGCCAACGGTTGGGCCGTGCTTGGACGTCAGCTCGCCAGCCCAATCCTGATCTTGCTGCTCGTCACAGCATCCGTATCGATGTTCTTGGGGGACGTGACCAACTCGATAGTGATTGGTGCAATTCTGCTGGCCAGCGTTGGTCTGGGCTTCAGCAGTGAATTCCGGGCTGAACGTGCATCGGAAGCCCTGCACTCACAGATCACCCATCAGGCTTTGGTGCTTCGGGATGGCAGGACCCTTCCAGTGGACGTGACGGACAGCGTCCCTGGCGATATCGTTCAGCTGGGACTGGGAACAATCATTCCTGCGGACATTCGGCTGCTGGAAACGAACAATCTGCTGTGCGATGAGAGCATTCTCACGGGGGAGTCCCTACCGGCGTTGAAAGACCCGTCTCCCGCAGCGGATAACGCAGCCCTGGGAGATCTGGCATCGTGCGCGTTTATGGGCACGGTCGTACACTCCGGCGGTGGAACCGGCGTGGTGGTGGCCACCGGGAGCGGCACCGAATTTGGCCGCATCGCCTCCGGACTGGGAGAACGTCAGCCGCAGACGGAGTTCCAGATCGGGCTTAGGCGTTTCTCATTCCTCCTGCTGCAGGTCGCCATCGGCCTGACCACCTTGATTTTCATAGCCAACCTGCTGCTCCAACGACCGATCATCGAATCCCTGCTGTTCTCACTGGCCATCGCCGTCGGTATCACTCCCCAACTTCTCCCGGCTGTCGTCAGCACCAGTTTGGCCACCGGCACACGGTTGCTGGCCAAACGGAAGGTACTCGTCAAACGGCTCGTCTGCATCGAAGACCTGGGCGACATGGACATCCTGGTCACCGACAAGACCGGCACGCTGACAGAAGGCAGGATCAGTTTCACCGACGCACTTCCAGCGACCTCGCCGATTTCAAAGGATTATCTGCTCACATTGGGGTTGCTGTCCACGGAGTCGGATTACACCACTGCCAAGTATTCAACTGCCGGACAGAACCCACTGGATGCCGCCCTTTGGGCCAGCCCCCAAGCGGCCAAGCTTGACCCTGAACGTTTTAAACGCCTGGACCTGATCAGCTTTGACCACGAACGTCGGCGTACCACCGTGCTGGTCCAAGAAAACGCAGGCCGGAGGCTGCTGATCACCAAGGGCGCCCCGGAAGAAGTCCTCACCCTCTGCGGGCCGCCAGCACCCACGGCGCTGGCCACGCTGAATGAACAGTTCCAGGCAGGATCCCGTGTCGTGGCGGTCGCCTACCGTGAGGTCCCTGGAGTGTTCGAAGTCAGTGAAGCAGATGAACACGACCTCACCTTGGCGGGCTTTCTGATCTTCCTGGACCAGCCCAAAGCCAATGTAAAAGCGTCACTGGACCAGCTGGAAGCCCTGCAGATCACGGTAAAGATTGCCACTGGAGACAATGCCAAGGTAGCCGAGAAAGTTTGTGCCGACATCGGCGTGCTGTCCGGGGGTACGCTCACAGGGGCCGACATCGATGGGATGTCAGATGCGGAACTTGTTCCCGCAGCCCACACAGCCTCAATTTTTGCCCGCGTTTCGCCGGAACATAAAGCACGAATCATCACTGCTCTGCGTCAGAGCGGCGGCTCCGTGGGGTTCCTGGGAGATGGGGTAAACGACGCCCTGGCCCTACACAAAGCCGACATAGGCATCTCGGTGGATACGGCCACCGACGTCGCCAAGGATGCGGCCGACGTCATCTTGCTCGACAAAGACCTCGGCGTCCTTGCCGATGGCGTCAGGGAGGGCCGCCGGATCTTCGCGAACACGATCAAATACGTCCTGATGGGAACATCAAGCAATTTCGGAAACATGTTCAGTGCCGCGACTGCCTCAGTGGTGTTGAGCTTCCTGCCCATGCTCCCGGGCCAGATCCTGCTCAATAACCTGCTCTATGACGCCGGTCAACTGGCCATTCCCAGCGACAGAGTCGACAACGAACAACTCCGTGCCCCTGCCCACTGGAATATCGCCTTCATCCGACGATTCATGTTCCTCTTCGGGCCCATCAGCTCAATCTTTGACTTCGCCACCTTCGCCCTGATGCTGACAGTGTTCCATGCTGTGCCCGGGGAGTTCCGTGCCGGATGGTTTATCGAATCAATCGCCACCCAAACCCTGATCATCTTCGTCATCCGGACCCGCAAGGTGCCGTTCCTTCGCAGCAGGCCCTCGGCCGGGCTCGTCGTCGCATCCTTGACGGTAGTCGCCGTTGGGGTGGCCTTGCCCCTGTCACCGATAGGACCGTGGTTAGGTTTCGATCCACTACCGGCACCGTTCTTCCTGGCCCTCCTGGGCATGGTTATCGTCTACCTGATACTGGTGGAGATAGCCAAAAAATGGTTCTTCTCCCGGGCCAAGCAACAATCCCTTGCCGCCGCGTTACCTATTCCCCGGCGTCGGGCAACCCATCACATCAGCAGGCGGGCCTCCCGCTTCAGCATCGCCGCAAAACTATCCAGGCCAGTAGAGAACACCCCCGGCACCTGA
- a CDS encoding glycosyltransferase family 2 protein, protein MFEATEPQVDVVLPCLNEVGALPWVLSRLPEGYRAIVVDNGSTDGSAETAARLGAEVVTEPRRGFGAAAHAGLLAATADFVAFCDCDGSLDPAQLPRLLAPILEGKADLVLGSRRPERGSWPLHARLANKALAWRLRRLTGHRVTDLGPLRIARRSSLLSLGLEDRRSGYPLEMFLKASLRGWRIVEVPVGYFPRTGKSKVTGTLKGTLSAVKDMSVQLKDAVAAAQPHGAPSKEQTR, encoded by the coding sequence ATGTTTGAAGCGACAGAGCCGCAGGTTGATGTAGTTCTCCCCTGTTTGAACGAGGTCGGCGCCCTACCGTGGGTACTGTCCCGGCTACCTGAGGGATACCGTGCGATCGTGGTCGATAACGGATCCACGGACGGTTCGGCCGAAACGGCGGCCAGGCTCGGCGCGGAGGTTGTCACGGAGCCACGGCGGGGTTTCGGAGCGGCTGCGCATGCAGGCCTCCTCGCAGCAACAGCCGACTTTGTCGCCTTCTGTGATTGCGACGGCTCACTTGACCCGGCCCAGCTGCCGAGGCTCCTGGCGCCGATCCTGGAGGGCAAAGCTGATCTGGTGCTCGGTAGTCGGCGACCCGAACGAGGCTCCTGGCCCCTCCACGCGCGCCTGGCCAACAAGGCCCTGGCGTGGCGGCTGCGACGCCTGACCGGACACCGGGTGACGGACCTTGGGCCATTGCGTATTGCCCGCCGCAGCAGTTTGCTGTCCCTGGGGTTGGAAGACCGGCGAAGCGGCTATCCACTGGAGATGTTCCTCAAAGCAAGCCTCCGCGGATGGCGGATCGTTGAGGTTCCCGTTGGTTATTTCCCCCGGACCGGGAAGTCCAAAGTCACAGGCACCCTGAAGGGAACGCTGAGCGCTGTGAAAGACATGTCCGTCCAACTCAAGGACGCCGTCGCAGCAGCGCAGCCCCACGGGGCCCCATCCAAGGAACAAACCAGATGA
- a CDS encoding GAF domain-containing sensor histidine kinase: MKDSPNLPREHHTVAPAVQLEDLLKDFTSRADELLQAQERTRGLLEAVVAVAEDLSLESVLERVVTSACNLLQARYGALGVIGEDKALSHFITVGIDDDLTSRIGPRPTGHGVLGLLITEPSPLRLHDLREHPMAYGFPQHHPPMKSFLGVPIRIRDVVFGNLYLTEKDGGEDFTPEDEDVAVALAAAAAVAIENARLYEDAGHRTSWLEACMEITGLMLEEDQPESDALDLIADRALRESGCHLAVVLMPRAEHGGDYTLEAVAGETGPGLMGRVLSLDSTDFLDVTAQGATQGEDPWLLLGDPAGECPGEILVVDLSAQGTHQGLLVLGRKPGAGPFSATDVEMAPVFGSHVALALALDRIHLVREQLVVFTDRDRIARDLHDLVIQRLFAAGLSIQSLRRYTAGSSALERIDSITDELDTTIRDLRNTIYFLRTSTNERELLSSRIFQTIQAGAKSLAQTPHLALMGPVDSVEDDVTIGHLLAVISESLSNAVRHSGADTIDVSVWVADGMLSMELSDDGRGFRANGSGNGLPNMARRAAELNGAFTVTSTPGKGTSLTWSVPLA, from the coding sequence ATGAAAGACTCTCCCAATCTCCCACGCGAACACCACACGGTTGCTCCGGCGGTCCAACTGGAGGACCTATTGAAGGACTTCACGTCCAGGGCAGACGAGTTACTGCAGGCCCAGGAGAGGACGCGGGGCCTGCTCGAGGCCGTCGTGGCCGTTGCAGAAGACCTGAGCCTTGAATCTGTGCTGGAGCGGGTGGTTACTTCCGCATGCAATCTCTTGCAGGCACGCTATGGTGCGTTGGGTGTTATCGGCGAGGACAAGGCGCTCAGCCATTTCATCACAGTGGGAATCGACGACGATTTGACGAGCCGGATTGGTCCTCGGCCCACTGGACATGGGGTTCTGGGACTGCTCATTACCGAACCTTCACCTTTGCGGCTCCACGACCTCCGTGAACACCCGATGGCCTACGGCTTCCCGCAGCACCACCCGCCGATGAAGTCTTTCCTCGGTGTTCCAATCCGCATCCGGGACGTCGTCTTCGGCAACCTGTACCTGACAGAGAAGGACGGCGGCGAGGACTTCACTCCGGAAGATGAGGATGTCGCGGTGGCATTGGCGGCAGCTGCCGCCGTCGCGATCGAAAACGCCCGGCTCTACGAGGACGCCGGGCACCGGACGTCGTGGCTTGAAGCTTGTATGGAAATTACGGGGCTGATGCTGGAGGAGGACCAGCCCGAAAGTGATGCCCTTGACCTCATTGCAGACAGGGCTCTCAGGGAGTCCGGATGCCACCTTGCCGTGGTCCTGATGCCCCGTGCAGAGCACGGCGGAGACTACACCCTAGAGGCGGTAGCAGGCGAGACGGGCCCGGGCCTGATGGGCCGGGTACTATCCTTGGATTCCACCGATTTCCTTGACGTCACCGCCCAAGGAGCAACCCAAGGCGAGGACCCTTGGCTCCTCCTTGGCGATCCGGCCGGCGAATGTCCGGGAGAAATACTCGTCGTAGACCTCAGCGCCCAAGGCACCCATCAAGGGCTGCTGGTTCTTGGTCGAAAACCCGGCGCCGGGCCTTTTTCTGCCACAGATGTTGAGATGGCCCCAGTCTTCGGCTCACATGTAGCCTTGGCTTTGGCGCTGGACCGGATCCATCTCGTCCGGGAGCAGCTTGTGGTTTTCACCGACCGGGACAGGATTGCCAGGGACCTTCATGACCTGGTCATCCAACGCCTCTTTGCCGCGGGCTTGAGCATCCAGAGCCTCCGGCGCTACACCGCGGGCAGCTCAGCCCTTGAACGCATCGACTCCATAACGGACGAACTCGATACGACCATCCGCGACCTTCGGAACACCATCTACTTCCTGCGGACAAGTACCAACGAGCGCGAACTCCTGAGCAGCCGGATCTTCCAAACGATACAAGCCGGGGCAAAATCGTTGGCACAGACGCCGCATCTGGCCTTGATGGGACCGGTTGATTCCGTGGAGGACGATGTCACGATAGGCCACCTCCTGGCGGTTATCTCGGAGAGCCTCAGCAACGCTGTTCGTCATTCCGGCGCGGACACCATTGACGTGTCAGTTTGGGTTGCTGACGGCATGCTAAGCATGGAACTCAGTGACGACGGCCGCGGCTTCAGGGCAAACGGATCCGGTAACGGGCTGCCGAACATGGCCCGTAGGGCTGCAGAACTTAACGGCGCATTCACTGTCACCAGCACGCCTGGGAAGGGTACTTCGCTGACTTGGTCCGTTCCTTTGGCCTGA
- a CDS encoding response regulator transcription factor encodes MNHPDVPGLARAASPESPVRVFILDDHELVRRGLQELLESEGFQVVGMSGSAEEATRRIPALHPDVSVLDARLPDGTGIEVCRDVRSVDPRLNCLILTSYDDEMALRGAVLAGAAGYILKEIGGSDLLGALRRAARGESLFDESVKSRIIQGLTEPKRLDPRVAALTPQERRVLEYVGEGMTNRQIGEEMLLAEKTVKNYVSSLLAKLGFERRTQAAVFMAHAPDEDAGSVR; translated from the coding sequence ATGAATCACCCGGATGTCCCAGGCCTTGCCAGGGCGGCTTCGCCAGAAAGTCCTGTTCGTGTGTTCATTCTTGATGACCACGAATTGGTTCGCCGTGGGTTGCAGGAACTTTTGGAAAGCGAAGGTTTCCAAGTGGTGGGCATGTCCGGATCAGCTGAGGAAGCAACGCGTCGTATACCGGCATTGCACCCCGACGTCTCAGTCCTGGATGCACGGCTGCCTGACGGTACGGGCATTGAAGTCTGCCGTGATGTCAGATCCGTTGACCCTCGCTTGAATTGTCTGATTCTGACCAGCTACGACGATGAAATGGCTCTGCGAGGTGCAGTCCTGGCAGGAGCCGCCGGATACATCCTCAAGGAAATCGGTGGTTCAGACCTTCTGGGTGCGCTGCGCCGGGCGGCGCGTGGCGAGTCGCTCTTTGATGAATCAGTAAAGTCGCGGATTATCCAGGGACTCACGGAACCGAAGAGGCTCGATCCGCGGGTAGCCGCCCTGACCCCCCAGGAGCGGCGCGTACTGGAATACGTCGGTGAGGGAATGACCAATCGCCAGATAGGCGAGGAGATGTTGTTGGCCGAAAAGACAGTTAAGAACTACGTCTCGTCCCTTTTGGCGAAACTTGGGTTCGAGCGACGGACCCAAGCCGCAGTCTTTATGGCCCACGCACCCGACGAAGACGCTGGTTCCGTTCGCTGA
- a CDS encoding SDR family oxidoreductase encodes MLAVNLTGTVNGIKAAIPALKEARGGSIVNISSIAGLRDTKGFPDTAPRNLGGGVDEERSVGLGSYGIRVNSVHPGVISTPMTAGMPIDMSHTALSRVGHPGEVADLVLFLSSTEASFVTGIEFVIDGGDTAGTVTGGQ; translated from the coding sequence GTGCTGGCGGTGAACCTAACCGGGACCGTTAACGGGATCAAAGCCGCAATTCCGGCTCTGAAAGAGGCGCGCGGCGGGTCGATCGTGAATATTTCGTCGATAGCCGGGCTGCGGGATACGAAGGGATTCCCGGATACAGCGCCTCGAAATTTGGGGGGCGGGGTTGACGAAGAGCGCAGCGTTGGACTTGGGTCGTATGGTATCCGGGTCAACTCGGTCCACCCCGGCGTTATTTCCACACCCATGACGGCCGGGATGCCGATAGACATGAGCCACACGGCACTGTCCAGGGTGGGTCATCCCGGGGAGGTGGCCGATCTCGTTCTGTTCCTGTCTTCAACCGAGGCATCCTTTGTCACCGGCATTGAATTCGTCATCGATGGCGGAGACACGGCAGGAACCGTGACCGGCGGCCAGTAA